The following coding sequences are from one Carettochelys insculpta isolate YL-2023 chromosome 5, ASM3395843v1, whole genome shotgun sequence window:
- the SERF1B gene encoding small EDRK-rich factor 1 has product MARGNQRELARQKNLKKTQEILKGKRKEDSLSASQRKQRDSEIMQQKQKAANEKKSLQAAK; this is encoded by the exons ATGGCGC GTGGGAACCAGCGTGAACTTGCCCGCCAAAAAAACTTGAAGAAAACGCAGGAGATCCTCAAGGGGAAAAGGAAAGAAGATAGTTTGTCTGCTTCTCAGAGAAAACAAAG AGACTCTGAAATCATGCAGCAAAAGCAGAAAGCAGCTAATGAGAAGAAGTCTCTGCAGGCAGCAAAATAA